The Rhododendron vialii isolate Sample 1 chromosome 8a, ASM3025357v1 genome has a window encoding:
- the LOC131336699 gene encoding uncharacterized protein LOC131336699 — MKFRYAMVCSSNQNRSMEAHSLLKRDGFDVSSYGTGAHVKLPGPSLREPNVYDFGTPYKHMFEDLRRKDPELYKRNGILPMLKRNLAVKLAPQRWQENAADGSFDVVFTFEEKVFDMVVEDLHNRDHVLMKPVLIINLEVKDNHEEAAIGARLTLVLCQEIEATEFWEDSIDEIVANFEKQHRRKLLYSISFY, encoded by the exons atgaagttTCGATACGCCATGGTTTGTTCTTCGAATCAGAACCGAAGCATGGAGGCTCATTCTCTCCTCAAGAGAGACGGCTTCGACGTGTCTTCTTACGGGACCGGAGCCCACGTTAAGCTCCCTGGTCCTTCCCTCAGAGAACCCAACGTCTACGACTTCGGCACCCCCTACAAGCACATGTTCGAAGACCTCCGGCGCAAAGATCCTGAACt TTACAAACGCAACGGCATATTACCAATGCTTAAGAGGAACTTAGCTGTCAAACTTGCGCCACAGCGTTGGCAAGAGAATGCAGCTGACGGTAGCTTTGATGTGGTCTTCACTTTCGAAGAGAAAGTTTTCGACATGGTTGTTGAAG ATCTCCACAACAGGGATCATGTCCTCATGAAACCTGTGTTGATAATCAACTTGGAAGTAAAAGATAACCACGAGGAAGCGGCCATAGGAGCTCGACTCACTCTTGTTTTGTGCCAAGAG ATCGAAGCAACTGAATTTTGGGAGGATTCGATTGATGAGATTGTGGCTAATTTTGAGAAGCAGCATCGGAGGAAGCTGTTGTATAGCATCTCCTTCTATTGA